A genomic region of Bradyrhizobium sp. ORS 278 contains the following coding sequences:
- a CDS encoding glutamate--cysteine ligase: MARDQIDMTPLQSRDELVAWLEAGVKPPSAFRIGTEHEKTPFTLDGHRPVPYEGARGIGALLEGMKLLLGWEPIMERGNIIGLYDVTGGGAISLEPGGQFELSGAPVETVHQTQSELMAHLAQVREIATPLGIGFLGLGMTPSWTRQEIPVMPKGRYKIMRGYMPKVGSYGLDMMFRTCTVQTNLDFSSEADMVKKLRVSVALQPIATALFANSPFTEGKPNGYLSFRSEIWRDTDNQRSGMIPWAFEDGMGFERWVDYALDVPMYFVKREEDYIDVSGTSFRAFFEGKNPALPGERPSLSDWANHLSTIFPEVRLKRYLEMRGADGVPWGRLPALPAFWVGLLYDDASLDAAWELVKNWTAFERQNLRDDVPRLGFKARIRNRYVFEVAKDCLTLAHHGLRRRNRVDHLGRDESRYLEPLDQIIDCGRSPADEMLEKFNGAWAGSVEPAYDEYAF, encoded by the coding sequence ATGGCGCGTGACCAGATCGACATGACCCCGCTGCAGTCGCGCGACGAGCTCGTCGCGTGGCTGGAGGCCGGCGTGAAGCCGCCATCCGCCTTCCGTATCGGCACCGAGCACGAGAAGACCCCGTTCACGCTCGACGGGCACCGGCCGGTGCCGTACGAGGGCGCCCGCGGCATCGGCGCGCTGCTGGAAGGCATGAAGCTGCTGCTCGGCTGGGAGCCGATCATGGAGCGCGGCAACATCATCGGGCTCTATGACGTCACCGGCGGTGGCGCGATCTCGCTGGAGCCGGGCGGCCAGTTCGAACTGTCCGGCGCGCCGGTCGAGACCGTCCATCAGACCCAGAGCGAGTTGATGGCGCATCTGGCGCAGGTGCGCGAGATCGCCACCCCGCTCGGCATCGGTTTCCTCGGACTTGGCATGACGCCGTCCTGGACGCGGCAGGAGATCCCGGTGATGCCGAAGGGCCGTTACAAGATCATGCGCGGCTACATGCCGAAGGTCGGCAGCTACGGCCTGGACATGATGTTCCGGACCTGCACGGTGCAGACCAATCTCGACTTCTCCTCGGAAGCCGACATGGTCAAGAAGCTGCGCGTCTCCGTCGCGCTGCAGCCGATCGCCACCGCCTTGTTCGCCAATTCGCCGTTCACGGAAGGAAAGCCGAACGGCTACCTGTCGTTCCGCTCCGAGATCTGGCGCGACACCGACAATCAGCGCTCGGGCATGATCCCCTGGGCGTTCGAGGACGGCATGGGCTTCGAGCGCTGGGTCGACTACGCGCTCGACGTGCCGATGTACTTCGTCAAGCGCGAGGAAGACTACATCGACGTGTCGGGCACCTCGTTCCGCGCGTTTTTCGAAGGCAAGAACCCGGCCCTGCCCGGCGAGCGTCCGAGCCTGTCGGACTGGGCCAATCACCTCTCGACGATCTTTCCGGAGGTACGGCTGAAGCGTTATCTGGAAATGCGCGGCGCCGACGGCGTGCCGTGGGGCCGGCTGCCGGCGTTGCCGGCGTTCTGGGTCGGCCTGCTGTATGACGATGCCAGCCTCGACGCCGCCTGGGAGCTGGTCAAGAACTGGACCGCGTTCGAGCGCCAGAACCTGCGCGATGACGTCCCGCGTCTCGGCTTCAAGGCGCGCATCCGCAATCGCTATGTGTTCGAGGTCGCCAAGGACTGCCTGACCTTGGCGCATCACGGTCTGCGCCGCCGCAATCGCGTCGATCATCTCGGCCGCGACGAGAGCCGCTATCTCGAACCGCTCGACCAGATCATCGATTGCGGCCGCTCGCCCGCCGACGAGATGCTGGAGAAGTTCAATGGCGCCTGGGCCGGCTCGGTCGAGCCAGCCTATGACGAGTACGCGTTCTGA
- a CDS encoding thioredoxin family protein: protein MMLSRRLFATAAVAAVIAIARLGTAFAVETTVYSDAAFKAAQSAGQPILIEIHAGWCPTCKAQKPIIDKLAAEPKFKELKIFRVDFDDQKTVVKGFGAQMQSTLIVFKGTSETGRSVGDTKEASIAALLDKSL, encoded by the coding sequence ATGATGTTGTCGCGCAGGTTGTTTGCCACCGCAGCGGTGGCTGCCGTGATCGCTATCGCCAGGCTCGGGACGGCCTTCGCCGTCGAGACCACCGTCTATTCGGACGCGGCCTTCAAGGCGGCGCAGAGCGCCGGCCAGCCGATCCTGATCGAAATCCATGCCGGCTGGTGCCCGACCTGCAAGGCGCAGAAGCCGATCATCGACAAGCTCGCGGCCGAGCCGAAATTCAAGGAGCTGAAGATCTTCCGCGTCGATTTCGACGACCAGAAGACGGTCGTGAAAGGCTTCGGCGCGCAGATGCAGTCGACGCTGATCGTGTTCAAGGGGACCAGCGAGACCGGCCGCTCCGTCGGCGACACCAAGGAAGCCTCGATCGCGGCGCTGCTCGACAAGAGCCTGTAG
- a CDS encoding addiction module protein, translating into MAETFDIAKLTKKERLALIGELWDSLAPEDVSLTSAQEAELARRMATFEADAQRAVSWDEIEADLDKR; encoded by the coding sequence ATGGCTGAAACGTTCGATATCGCCAAGCTGACGAAGAAGGAGCGGCTCGCTCTGATTGGAGAGCTGTGGGACAGCTTGGCGCCCGAAGACGTGAGCCTGACGTCGGCTCAGGAGGCAGAGCTTGCCCGGCGCATGGCAACGTTCGAAGCTGATGCGCAGCGAGCCGTGTCCTGGGACGAGATTGAGGCCGATCTCGACAAGCGGTGA
- a CDS encoding cytochrome c biogenesis CcdA family protein, with amino-acid sequence MLALALAFVAGLLSILSPCVLPLVPIVLGAAASAHPRGALALAGGLALSFTGLGLFIALAGNGLGLDAGAFRLVAAVLMLVIGVVLLVPSWQAQFAVAGGPVQRWADRHSQGFASSGAGGQFLIGLLLGAVWSPCVGPTLGAASLLAAQGRDLVRVTLTMLAFGLGAGLPLILLGLLSRTTMMRLRARLLSAGKLGKMLMGAAFVGLAAAILSGADKQLEAWLVEQSPAWLTTLTTSI; translated from the coding sequence ATGCTCGCGCTGGCGCTGGCCTTCGTGGCCGGCCTGCTCTCGATCCTGTCGCCCTGCGTGCTGCCGCTGGTGCCGATCGTGCTCGGTGCCGCGGCATCAGCGCATCCACGCGGCGCGCTGGCGCTGGCGGGAGGGCTGGCGCTGTCCTTCACCGGCCTCGGTCTGTTCATTGCGCTCGCAGGCAATGGGCTCGGTCTCGACGCCGGCGCCTTCCGCCTCGTCGCGGCGGTGCTGATGCTGGTGATCGGTGTCGTCCTGCTGGTGCCGTCGTGGCAGGCGCAGTTCGCCGTCGCCGGCGGTCCGGTGCAGCGCTGGGCCGACAGGCACTCCCAGGGATTCGCGTCGTCAGGGGCCGGCGGTCAGTTCTTGATCGGACTCCTGCTCGGTGCGGTCTGGTCGCCTTGCGTCGGCCCGACGCTGGGAGCCGCCTCGCTGCTCGCCGCGCAAGGCCGCGATCTCGTTCGCGTGACGCTGACGATGCTGGCATTCGGCCTGGGTGCCGGTCTGCCGCTGATTCTGCTCGGCCTGTTGTCTCGGACCACCATGATGCGCCTGCGCGCACGGCTGCTGTCGGCCGGCAAGCTCGGCAAGATGCTGATGGGCGCGGCGTTTGTGGGGCTGGCGGCCGCGATCCTGAGCGGGGCCGACAAGCAGCTGGAAGCTTGGCTGGTGGAGCAATCTCCGGCGTGGCTCACCACGCTGACAACGTCGATCTAG
- a CDS encoding PAN domain-containing protein, with translation MVQRRRAERLIGARLRVCVGLLAALCLTPVSAQTYSDRPGGDYMSAPIESGDPADCALLCEHDRRCRAWSFNYPTVMEAGAVCWLKNSVPARVPDNCCVSGVRGAGVVEIRNDAVETSIDRPGGDYRSFDIKTTDLKANDKIEKPAEKAADKAADTKAPDKKDEKAADAEEICKAACTGDNKCRAWTFARPGYAGKEAHCFLKKEIKPPRRRAGFTSGVVR, from the coding sequence ATGGTTCAGCGGCGGCGCGCGGAGCGCCTGATCGGGGCACGGCTGCGCGTCTGCGTCGGCCTGCTCGCGGCCCTGTGCCTGACACCCGTGTCGGCCCAGACCTATTCCGACCGCCCCGGCGGCGACTACATGAGCGCGCCGATCGAGTCGGGCGACCCGGCCGATTGTGCGCTGCTGTGTGAGCACGACCGGCGTTGCCGGGCTTGGAGCTTCAACTATCCGACCGTGATGGAGGCCGGCGCCGTGTGCTGGCTCAAGAACAGCGTGCCGGCCAGGGTTCCCGATAATTGCTGTGTCTCCGGCGTGCGCGGCGCGGGCGTGGTCGAGATCCGCAACGACGCCGTCGAAACCTCGATCGATCGCCCCGGCGGCGACTACCGCAGCTTCGACATTAAGACCACCGATCTCAAAGCCAACGACAAGATCGAGAAGCCTGCTGAAAAGGCCGCTGACAAGGCCGCCGACACCAAGGCGCCCGACAAGAAGGACGAGAAGGCCGCCGACGCCGAGGAGATCTGCAAGGCCGCCTGCACGGGCGACAACAAATGCCGCGCCTGGACCTTCGCGCGGCCCGGCTATGCCGGCAAGGAGGCGCATTGCTTCCTGAAGAAGGAGATCAAGCCGCCGCGTCGCCGCGCCGGGTTTACGTCCGGCGTGGTGCGCTGA
- a CDS encoding nucleotidyltransferase family protein — MTPDEFITAALRNPINAAILHVIRRIDLPDAWLVSGCLVQTVWNVRTGRPVDHGILDYDVFYSDPDTTWEAEDAVIKRVAAQLTGVDAKVEVRNQARVHLWYPAKHGRPYPALTCSTDGIDRFLTANTQVGLRLVLDGYELYAPKGLSDIEKMIVRPNYTANFTAANYAAKAARWKALWPEITVIAPDE, encoded by the coding sequence ATGACCCCGGACGAGTTCATCACGGCCGCGTTGCGCAATCCGATCAACGCGGCGATCCTGCACGTGATCCGCCGGATCGACCTGCCCGATGCGTGGCTCGTCTCAGGCTGCCTCGTGCAGACGGTCTGGAACGTGCGGACCGGCCGCCCTGTCGATCACGGCATCCTCGACTACGACGTCTTCTACTCCGATCCCGATACGACGTGGGAGGCGGAGGACGCAGTGATCAAGCGCGTCGCCGCACAGCTTACGGGTGTCGACGCCAAGGTCGAAGTGCGCAACCAGGCACGCGTCCATCTCTGGTATCCGGCCAAGCACGGCCGTCCCTACCCGGCGCTGACCTGCTCCACCGACGGCATCGATCGGTTTCTCACGGCGAACACGCAGGTCGGACTACGGCTTGTCCTTGACGGATACGAGCTCTATGCGCCTAAGGGCTTGAGCGATATCGAAAAGATGATCGTGCGGCCCAACTACACGGCCAATTTCACGGCCGCAAACTACGCGGCCAAGGCGGCACGCTGGAAGGCGCTGTGGCCCGAGATCACGGTCATCGCACCTGACGAATGA
- a CDS encoding MarR family winged helix-turn-helix transcriptional regulator, translating into MKRKPSTEATAAWIRLMRVQSRVLDCVEQELKKAGFPPLAWYDALLELSRAPSGELRPVELERQMLIPQYSTSRLIDRLVDEGLVVRRECKMDKRGQFVEITEAGRELQKRMWSAYSAAIEKHVGSKLSDTDAAKLCMLLDRLGCSCGQTAQLSAAEGASSR; encoded by the coding sequence ATGAAACGCAAACCATCGACCGAGGCGACCGCCGCCTGGATCCGCCTGATGCGGGTCCAGAGCCGGGTGCTGGACTGCGTCGAGCAGGAGCTGAAGAAGGCCGGTTTTCCCCCGCTCGCCTGGTATGATGCGCTTCTGGAGCTGTCGCGGGCCCCGTCCGGCGAACTGCGCCCGGTCGAGCTCGAGCGGCAGATGCTGATCCCGCAATATTCGACCTCGCGGCTGATCGACCGTCTTGTCGACGAAGGTCTGGTTGTCAGACGCGAATGCAAGATGGACAAGCGCGGCCAGTTCGTCGAGATCACTGAGGCTGGCCGCGAGCTGCAGAAGCGGATGTGGTCGGCCTATTCGGCGGCGATCGAGAAGCACGTCGGCTCGAAATTGTCGGATACCGACGCCGCCAAGCTTTGCATGCTGCTCGACCGGCTCGGCTGCTCCTGCGGCCAGACCGCGCAACTTTCCGCGGCAGAAGGCGCGTCATCCCGATGA
- a CDS encoding type II toxin-antitoxin system RelE/ParE family toxin → MPRVLFTDAARGDLEDAFACYEAHAPEVVPRFRESLRAAVARLGQNPKQFPGLLAQGAPGAGSAFSVSVDLQRTPAAVYVVAVFHTSRDPTVWRNRTS, encoded by the coding sequence ATGCCGCGCGTTTTATTCACGGATGCCGCGCGTGGCGATCTCGAAGACGCCTTCGCTTGCTACGAGGCGCATGCACCCGAGGTCGTTCCGCGGTTTCGTGAATCGCTGCGAGCTGCCGTCGCAAGGCTAGGCCAAAACCCCAAGCAGTTTCCTGGCCTACTCGCACAAGGCGCGCCGGGCGCTGGTTCGGCATTTTCCGTATCTGTTGATCTTCAGCGAACCCCAGCGGCCGTCTACGTGGTCGCCGTCTTTCACACCAGCCGTGACCCAACGGTCTGGCGAAATCGAACATCGTAA
- the gstA gene encoding glutathione transferase GstA yields the protein MKLYYSPGACSLSPHIALLEAGLPYDLVKVDLRAKTLENGDDYLKVNPKGQVPALGLPSGEIVTEGPVIVQMIADQAKDKGLAPARDSGERYKLLEWLNFITSELHKNFGPMFSPVLADDAKAFFKDRVMGKFKYIDSQLAGRDYLMGSHFTVADGYLFTILTWADRMKFDLSGMPNLVAYKNRVAARPKVQEALTKEGLMKAG from the coding sequence ATGAAGCTTTATTATTCACCCGGCGCCTGCTCGCTGTCGCCCCATATCGCCCTGCTCGAAGCCGGCCTGCCCTATGATCTGGTCAAGGTCGATCTGCGCGCCAAGACCCTGGAAAATGGCGACGATTATCTGAAGGTCAATCCGAAGGGCCAGGTGCCGGCCCTGGGGCTGCCCAGCGGCGAAATCGTGACCGAGGGCCCGGTCATTGTCCAGATGATCGCCGACCAGGCCAAGGACAAGGGCCTGGCCCCGGCGCGCGACAGCGGCGAGCGCTACAAGCTCCTGGAGTGGCTGAACTTCATCACCTCGGAGCTGCACAAGAATTTCGGCCCGATGTTCTCGCCGGTGCTCGCCGACGACGCCAAGGCGTTCTTCAAGGACCGCGTGATGGGCAAGTTCAAATACATCGACAGCCAGCTCGCCGGCCGCGACTATCTGATGGGCAGCCATTTCACCGTCGCCGACGGCTATCTGTTCACGATCCTGACCTGGGCGGACCGGATGAAGTTCGATCTGTCAGGAATGCCCAATCTCGTCGCCTACAAGAACCGGGTCGCGGCGCGCCCGAAGGTGCAGGAAGCGCTGACGAAGGAAGGGCTGATGAAGGCGGGGTGA
- a CDS encoding 3-hydroxyacyl-CoA dehydrogenase NAD-binding domain-containing protein, with translation MAYKNFKLETDADGIALITWDIPGRSMNVLDETSTNELEALVKETTADAAIKGVVITSAKEAFCAGADLSMLEGMNRIYADVLKSKGEEAANQMLFDTSRRFSQINRAMETSGKPWVAAINGLALGGGFEITLSCHYRVAAENPKTRLGLPEIKVGLFPGAGGTQRVPRIVQPQDAMNLLLKGEALTLDKAKALKLVDAIVPAADLIKAAKDWIKGGGKAVQPWDEKGFKLPGGPVFSKNGMMMFPAGNAIYRRETYDNYPAARAIMSCVYEGLQLPIDAALRVESRYFTKILRSKEAAAMIRSLFLSMQELNKGARRPADVPASKIKKIAVIGAGFMGASVGYVSARGGLEVVLIDRDQESADKGRAHAQSVIEGLVKKGRAKPGEAEAIMGRITATADYAALKDCDLVIEAVFEDRKVKAETYAKAQAHLKDGAIFASNTSTLPITSLAEEFKDQGRFIGIHFFSPVEKMMLVEIIMGKATGDVALATALDYVRTIGKTPIVVNDSRGFFANRCVMRYIAEGNEMFLEGVPPALIENAAKMAGMPVGPLSLSDEVALDLGLKIMKATEHDLGPNAINQDHKKLMVELVEKQGRFGRKNGKGFYDYPEKGKGEKRLWPELAAMQPKHLDPDTLDVEELKQRFLVVQAVEAARTVEDHVITDVREADVGSILGFGFAPFTGGTLSYIDFMGTKTFVELCHKFTAKYGSRFAPPKLLEEMAAKGETFYGRFPPKKAAA, from the coding sequence ATGGCCTACAAGAACTTCAAGCTCGAAACCGATGCCGACGGCATTGCGCTGATCACCTGGGATATTCCGGGCCGTTCGATGAACGTGCTCGACGAGACCTCGACCAACGAGCTCGAGGCGCTCGTCAAGGAGACCACCGCCGACGCCGCCATCAAGGGCGTCGTCATCACCTCGGCCAAGGAGGCGTTCTGCGCCGGCGCCGATCTGTCCATGCTCGAAGGCATGAACCGCATCTATGCGGATGTGCTGAAGAGTAAGGGCGAGGAAGCCGCCAACCAGATGCTGTTCGACACCAGCCGCCGCTTCTCGCAGATCAACCGGGCGATGGAGACGTCGGGCAAGCCGTGGGTCGCCGCCATCAACGGTCTCGCGCTCGGCGGCGGCTTCGAGATCACCCTGTCGTGCCACTACCGCGTCGCGGCCGAGAACCCGAAGACACGGCTCGGCCTGCCGGAGATCAAGGTCGGCCTGTTCCCCGGCGCGGGCGGCACCCAGCGCGTGCCGCGCATCGTGCAGCCGCAGGACGCGATGAACCTGCTGTTGAAGGGTGAGGCGCTGACGCTCGACAAGGCCAAGGCGCTGAAGCTGGTCGACGCGATCGTGCCGGCGGCGGATCTCATCAAGGCCGCCAAGGACTGGATCAAGGGCGGCGGCAAGGCGGTTCAGCCGTGGGACGAGAAGGGCTTCAAGCTGCCCGGCGGCCCGGTGTTCTCCAAGAACGGCATGATGATGTTCCCGGCCGGCAACGCCATCTATCGCCGCGAGACCTACGACAACTATCCGGCCGCGCGCGCCATCATGAGCTGCGTGTATGAGGGCCTGCAGCTGCCGATCGACGCCGCGCTGCGCGTCGAGTCGCGCTACTTCACCAAGATCCTGCGCTCGAAGGAAGCGGCGGCGATGATCCGCAGCCTGTTCCTGTCGATGCAGGAATTGAACAAGGGCGCGCGCCGTCCGGCCGACGTGCCGGCGAGCAAGATCAAGAAGATCGCCGTGATCGGCGCCGGCTTCATGGGCGCCAGCGTGGGCTACGTGTCCGCGCGTGGCGGCCTCGAAGTGGTGCTGATCGATCGCGACCAGGAGAGCGCCGACAAGGGCCGCGCGCATGCGCAGAGCGTGATCGAAGGCTTGGTCAAGAAGGGCCGCGCCAAGCCGGGCGAGGCCGAGGCGATCATGGGCCGCATCACCGCGACCGCCGACTATGCCGCCTTGAAGGATTGCGATCTCGTCATCGAGGCCGTATTCGAGGACCGAAAGGTCAAGGCCGAGACCTACGCCAAGGCGCAAGCGCATCTGAAGGACGGCGCGATCTTCGCCTCCAACACCTCGACCCTGCCGATCACCTCGCTGGCCGAGGAGTTCAAGGACCAGGGCCGCTTCATCGGCATCCACTTCTTCTCGCCGGTCGAGAAGATGATGCTGGTCGAGATCATCATGGGCAAGGCGACCGGCGACGTCGCGCTGGCCACCGCGCTGGACTATGTCCGCACCATCGGCAAGACGCCGATCGTCGTCAACGACTCCCGCGGCTTCTTCGCCAATCGCTGCGTGATGCGCTACATCGCCGAGGGCAACGAGATGTTCCTCGAAGGCGTGCCGCCGGCGCTGATCGAGAACGCCGCCAAGATGGCCGGCATGCCGGTCGGCCCGCTGTCGCTGTCGGACGAGGTCGCGCTCGATCTCGGCCTGAAGATCATGAAGGCGACCGAGCACGACCTTGGGCCCAACGCGATCAACCAGGACCACAAGAAGCTGATGGTCGAACTGGTCGAGAAGCAGGGCCGCTTCGGCCGCAAGAACGGCAAGGGTTTCTACGATTATCCCGAGAAGGGCAAGGGCGAGAAGCGGCTCTGGCCCGAGCTGGCCGCGATGCAGCCGAAGCATCTCGATCCGGATACGCTTGATGTCGAGGAGCTGAAGCAGCGCTTCCTGGTGGTGCAGGCGGTGGAAGCCGCGCGCACCGTCGAGGACCACGTCATCACCGACGTGCGCGAGGCCGATGTCGGCTCGATCCTCGGCTTCGGCTTCGCCCCGTTCACCGGCGGCACGCTGTCCTACATCGACTTCATGGGGACAAAGACCTTCGTCGAGCTGTGCCACAAATTCACAGCCAAGTACGGCTCCCGCTTCGCCCCGCCGAAGCTGCTCGAAGAGATGGCCGCCAAGGGCGAAACCTTCTACGGCCGCTTCCCGCCGAAGAAGGCGGCGGCTTAG
- the lepB gene encoding signal peptidase I, which yields MSLDKMSTSKVSTKAPRKETTWGGQIAQLAAVVAVVFLAKGAIAEPFYVPSGSMEPTLLIGDALLASKFPYGYGTSSLPMQITLPETGRLFGETPKRGDVVVFRWPGDTSQAWVKRVVGLPGDRIQMRQGQLYINGQAAQLKPDGIGDAEDDTGRNEPAYRYIETLPNGVSHLIFKMRDNGRLDNTPEVTVPPGKLFVLGDNRDNSADSRVSLRDGGVGLLPIDNLVGRADAVVGSWDLGFKNQPVWAWLSGFRLDRFFTAVR from the coding sequence ATGAGCCTCGACAAGATGTCCACGAGCAAGGTCAGCACCAAAGCTCCGCGCAAGGAAACGACGTGGGGCGGACAGATTGCCCAGCTCGCCGCCGTCGTCGCGGTCGTCTTCCTTGCCAAGGGCGCGATCGCCGAGCCGTTCTATGTGCCCTCCGGCTCGATGGAGCCGACGCTCCTGATCGGCGATGCGCTGCTCGCCTCGAAATTCCCCTATGGCTACGGCACCTCGTCGCTGCCGATGCAGATCACGCTGCCTGAGACGGGACGGCTGTTCGGCGAAACGCCGAAGCGCGGCGACGTCGTCGTGTTCCGCTGGCCGGGCGACACCTCCCAGGCCTGGGTCAAGCGCGTCGTCGGCCTGCCGGGCGACCGCATCCAGATGCGCCAGGGCCAGCTCTACATCAACGGCCAGGCCGCGCAGCTGAAGCCGGACGGCATCGGCGACGCCGAGGACGACACCGGCCGCAACGAGCCGGCCTATCGCTATATCGAGACGCTGCCGAACGGCGTCTCGCATCTGATCTTCAAGATGCGCGACAACGGCCGGCTCGACAACACGCCCGAGGTGACGGTGCCGCCGGGCAAGCTGTTCGTGCTCGGTGATAACAGAGACAACTCCGCCGACAGCCGAGTGTCGCTGCGCGATGGCGGCGTCGGCCTGCTGCCGATCGACAATCTGGTCGGCCGCGCCGACGCCGTGGTCGGCTCCTGGGATCTCGGCTTCAAGAACCAGCCGGTCTGGGCCTGGCTGTCCGGATTCCGGCTCGATCGGTTCTTCACCGCGGTGCGCTGA
- a CDS encoding acetyl-CoA C-acetyltransferase — MPEAFIYDHVRTPRGRGKADGSLHEVTALALATVPLKALKDRNNIPEDAVDDVVLGVVDPVGEAGSDIARFAALNAGLGEAVPGVQISRFCASGLDAVNFAAAQIMSGQHELVIGGGAESMSRVGIGASGGAWPMDPSMAVPSYFMPQGISADLIATKYGFSRDDVDAYAVQSQQRAAKSWEEGRFNKSVVPVKDVNGLTILAKDEHMRPSTTMQSLAQLQPSFAAMAQMGGFDAVAIQSHPELERVNYVHHAGNSSGIVDGAGAVLLGSKEAGEKHGMKPRAKIRAFANIGSEPAMMLTGPVDVTEKLFARSGMTKSDIDLFELNEAFASVVLRYMQAFEIDKDKINVNGGAIALGHPLGATGAMILGTVLDELERTGKATALVTLCIGGGMGTATIIERV; from the coding sequence ATGCCTGAGGCCTTTATCTACGACCACGTACGGACTCCCCGCGGCCGCGGCAAAGCCGACGGATCCCTGCACGAGGTGACCGCGCTCGCGCTCGCCACCGTGCCGCTCAAGGCGCTCAAGGACCGCAACAACATCCCCGAGGACGCCGTCGATGACGTCGTGCTCGGCGTCGTCGATCCCGTCGGCGAAGCCGGCTCGGACATCGCGCGCTTCGCCGCGCTCAACGCCGGCCTCGGCGAGGCCGTCCCGGGCGTGCAGATCAGCCGCTTCTGCGCCTCCGGCCTCGATGCCGTGAACTTCGCCGCCGCGCAGATCATGAGCGGCCAGCACGAGCTCGTCATCGGCGGCGGCGCGGAATCGATGAGCCGCGTCGGCATCGGCGCCTCCGGTGGCGCCTGGCCGATGGATCCGTCGATGGCGGTGCCGTCCTATTTCATGCCGCAAGGCATCTCGGCCGACCTGATCGCCACAAAATACGGCTTCTCGCGCGACGACGTCGACGCCTATGCGGTGCAGAGCCAGCAGCGCGCCGCCAAGTCCTGGGAAGAGGGCCGCTTCAACAAGTCGGTGGTGCCGGTCAAGGACGTCAACGGCCTGACCATCCTCGCCAAGGACGAGCACATGCGCCCGTCCACTACGATGCAGTCGCTGGCACAGCTGCAGCCGTCGTTCGCGGCGATGGCGCAGATGGGCGGCTTCGACGCGGTGGCGATCCAGTCGCATCCGGAGCTCGAGCGCGTCAACTACGTGCATCACGCCGGCAACTCCTCGGGCATCGTCGACGGCGCCGGCGCCGTGCTGCTCGGCAGCAAGGAGGCCGGCGAGAAGCACGGCATGAAGCCGCGGGCCAAGATCCGCGCCTTCGCCAATATCGGCTCGGAGCCGGCGATGATGCTGACCGGCCCGGTCGACGTCACCGAGAAGCTGTTCGCGCGCTCCGGCATGACGAAGTCGGACATCGATCTGTTCGAGCTCAACGAGGCCTTTGCTTCGGTCGTGCTGCGCTACATGCAGGCGTTCGAGATCGACAAGGACAAGATCAACGTCAATGGCGGCGCCATCGCGCTGGGTCATCCCTTGGGCGCCACCGGCGCGATGATCCTGGGCACCGTGCTCGACGAGCTCGAGCGCACCGGCAAGGCGACCGCGCTCGTCACGCTGTGCATCGGCGGCGGCATGGGCACCGCGACCATCATCGAGCGGGTGTGA